The nucleotide window TGCCCCGGTCATCGACGTGGCGCTTGAGTTCCGTCACCGCGACGCGCTGCTCAGACATAGCCCTTCGCCTCCAGGTATTCTGCCAGGCCGTCAGCCCACGAGGGCGCGGCCTTCATGCGCGTGTTCGCGAGGTCGCTGCACTTCGGGCGCAGGGGGTCAAGCGCGCCATTGCGCGGGGCGAAGTCCGCCTCCATACCCAACAGCGCCGCCACGGCAAGGCCCAGGCCATAGTGCGACGCCACCCCTTCATTCGTGCAGTGGAACACCCCGGCATTGCTGCCCTCCGCGAGTGCCACCGCAACGTCCAATACTCGCGCCGCTGCATGGGGCGCGTAAGTCGGGGAGAAGGTCGTGTCCGCGTCAAGGTCGAGGTGCCGCCCGTCACGCACCGCCCCCACGAGGAACTCTACGAAGTTGCTGCCACCCTTTGCCCGACAGCCCGTCTTTCCGAAGAGGTAGCTGACCCGGCAGACCGCCGACTGCTCCACGAGCGTCAACGCTGCCAACTCGCCGGCCAGCTTTGTCGCGCCGTAGACTGACAGGGGCCGCGCGCCCGCGTCCTCCGCGTAAGCCCCCTCCCGCCCGTCGAATACAAAGTCCGTGCTGATGTAGACGTAGCCGCAGTTCATCCGTCGCGCGAGGTACACCAGGGGCAGCGCCTCGTTGACCGCCCACGCCTGTACGGGGTGCTCCTCGCACGCAGTCATGTCGTGGTAGGCCGCGCAGT belongs to Armatimonadota bacterium and includes:
- a CDS encoding NAD(P)-dependent oxidoreductase, producing the protein MKIAVVGGTGQLGSEIVDLGPRAGYHTWGFGHEMCEVTTVEGVAEVARYAPDVIVNCAAYHDMTACEEHPVQAWAVNEALPLVYLARRMNCGYVYISTDFVFDGREGAYAEDAGARPLSVYGATKLAGELAALTLVEQSAVCRVSYLFGKTGCRAKGGSNFVEFLVGAVRDGRHLDLDADTTFSPTYAPHAAARVLDVAVALAEGSNAGVFHCTNEGVASHYGLGLAVAALLGMEADFAPRNGALDPLRPKCSDLANTRMKAAPSWADGLAEYLEAKGYV